From the genome of Watersipora subatra chromosome 9, tzWatSuba1.1, whole genome shotgun sequence:
TATTAAGAGCACAGTGGAATTGTTGTTAGAGatttgaatgtttaatattcCACATATCTACTAGCACTAGTATGATTCTAGCAAAGGATTTCTAACAATGGGCTATGATGTCATAACGTTACTCCAACAATCAATTCTGCTAGTTGTTTGGATTTCAAACGAGCAAGATGCGTTTTAACATTGCTGTCTACGCTGTCTCTCCTCTGTTACTGATACTCTATATGATGATGCTACAAGTTATAGCAGCAGTAGTTTTTACTCTGGTGCTAAGTTTGCTGACTTGGGTCATCCTTCCAATCACCCTCCTCTATGTCATACCTTGGCaagtttatataacatatataatgacTTTATGTTGTGCTACGTACCATATACTTCTAGTCTCTCTTCAACTTAATATTTAGTAAACTTTTTCAAGCTTCATGAGCAAGTTTACAATTAACGGATTGATGTTAGATGAACTTATGTTAATTTTATGGTTATACTAAGGAGGGAGTTACGTTATGACCTGAGGTAACACATGATGATGCGATGGGAGTATGAAACATCACTGCGTAATTGTCTTATCCTTCCTAGAAAACTACGAGGTGTTTTGGATATACATCTATGATGCAAGCATACACACCGATATTATCAACTCACAAAATACATGTTATTGTAGGTATATAGAAGAGCTGATGTCAGGAGCGGTTTCTCAGTTAAGAAAAGATGTGAAGAAAAACTCAGAAAAAGCCAAGTTCAGAAAATCTCTCAGACTCAATATTCCTGATTCAAAGTTGGAGGTTATTAAAGAAGAGGAACCTCATGATCATGAAATAGCCTGTGAGTTGAAAAACATGAACAAAATTTATGGTTCTCTGAAAGTATAGAAAATTCTTAGGACTTAAATTACCAAGATATAGGTTTATATTCGACTTTTTAATAATCACTTTGAACTTTATGTATAATTTGCTTATGAAACATTTCAAAGCTGTGCTGATCACTCGAGCTTATTGCCcatttttaacaatatttaaaaaagtacaAGTACAAGATAATCCAAGTTTTTTGGATTATAACTCTTTCAACCAATAATAAACTTGTGTTAGTAAATATGTTGAGCTACCTGTTGCCagtttcatttttgtctgttGTTTTGGTATGAAACTGATGCGATTAGATTTACCACAAATAGGTTTTTTATGGTGAACTATGTGTTTTCCTGCGGAGAACTTAATATTTTCATACCTTATGGTGATTTCAGGCATTAGTCCAGTTTGGAATGAGCTGCAGGCAAACAGACCTAGTCTGAGAAAAGAGAAAGATTCAAGTATgtcatatttattattatattgttactgttattattattaacaagTGCACTGAAAAGTTATGACTTTAGCAGCAATAACATGTCAAGCTATGGATGTTAATAGCAAGGTAGAAATGCCTTTATGTGATTGGTCGAAACTATGTAGTGACAGTATGGCACTCTTTGTCAACTAAGCCCCGACAAACAAGCAATTTGAGAAGATTGAGCTTCAACAACACCTCCTCAAGTCACTCGAATACtcgttttttatttaaataaaattaactaCCGGTAAATGCTAACTAGGGGCCAGCACCATGACTAGCTATGCTACTGCGCATACATGTGGGTTCTTATTGCACCTACGTTTTCTATTTCTCACTGTTCTGTACTTTTGACCTTTGAATGACTGGTTAAAACTATGCCGTGACATCGTATCCTGTAGTTTAGATGTTACAAAATATTTCCAATATTTTGTACAGGAAGAACTAAGACAAAGTCAACCATGAACATGACAGCCATAGAAATGTACAATCATGGTGCAGAACCTGCTAACACTCTTGCAAGAGATATGAATGCTGATGAAGTAGGTGATGGAGGAAAGAATCGAAATAATGCAAATGAGCTTGAGATGGAACCAAAAGGTTGTGCCGATGCAATTGGTATGTGTGAGAAAAAGGTGGACAGTGAATTGGCAACTGTTGAGGACTTGCTGCCTTTACCAACAGATGACGCTGTCCGTATTCCTAAGAAACGTAACGCGAGACAAACCCTATTGTCATGTTTTGGTTGTTTTTCTTAATTTCATCTGTTTATTTATGAACTTTAGTTAATTGGGACTGCGATGCAGAGccaaatatattattatgttatcgTTGCTAAAAGGGGTTGTGTCTGTTCATATTTAGTGAACTGATGTCATAGACATATGCATAGCTGTTCAGGTGGCAGATATTTTCTGACACCTGAACCTGTCTGAGAAGGCTGCAGCGTCACTCCTCAGTATTAGTTATATTTCATACACAGAGTCGTGTCATGCGAAACAAATAACTTCTATTCATTTAAAAGCATCACATATGCATCCATCAAACAAGTGGATTTTAAAGCCAATGATCTAGGAGCAAGAGTTGTACTCTCCTGCATCAGGTTGTATAATTAACTCAACCGTATTTAACGGTCTTCATCGTGTTCAGAATACATCCTTCAAGCTCTACaaacttgtttataaactatattatttgaggtttattattattattacttgaatCATTGATTTCTGTGGCTGGGTAGGACatcttatttaaaatataaaaagttttccCTCATGCTATAGCGCTATTTACAAAAGTTGGTGGAAAGCCACTGCAAATTTGATAAGAATTGAGACTATATTTACTAGATTCAGTTGTGAATGAGCAGTGTAAGACATAGAAACAAATCCCTAGAAAGTTATTAGAGATCCCCATATGTCCTTAAATACAAAAccatacagtagtaaatatgttCCTAAAGTAAAAGTCAAGGTTACAGAGATGTCAAGCACATTTCACCTTGTttaggtagataagctatttggTAACTAATGAGATACTAGTTTCAACTTACCCTagaacacttatgtattcgcggcatctaactttcgcgttttcgcggtgtcatcctctcgcgaaaatttaatgagcgaaactaaactatccaTAActgaacgagcgaaaacgcgaagttaaatagctttgttcattgatatccacaataaaatcgtcatattagaaatgcaggcaaatttcgtctgtggttgggatcaatgggaaatttctggtaaactcattatagctaatacaccgactgagcagcatggcaaagcaaattaagattatatcagtttagtcaccgaatttgtaactgatgaagatgaaagtctggtaggtgaagtcataaaattgcagaataattattgtagtgatgaattttattaccaaccaaaaacaatatcaaccctcatcatgtccaaccacattatctcttccactgccagccatgtacaaattcactaccggcctagtgccagccattttaccgaaattgccgatattgcttcatgatatgtatagtttttttcaagttttactttaattgtctgtataatcacgaaaatctaaattggctattatttcatcaacaactaattacctgttttatgactcgcgaggggtagttaatgaattcacagaaaaatgttcgtttttagattagaaattctcagacaaaagtttaaaattgcttcgttgttttaggctgattttatagaaaaatcttcggacaacacagtcaatttcataatacacttaaagaccgtgggttatgtggtcaacaaataataaaatcaggttgccaaacaattgctgagaaagtccaaaaatgcgtttatggcagtggcccctagaaaacgcataaatgcgtttatggcagcgtaagggttacacagttttggttgtgaagttggttgttacctatctatttttttcttcttgagattcgagtgtgaaagtcacagcgggagggacctagacatcattgatagtctaagaaacaaatggcagcaagtgatcaaattgccgatctcacccacacatttcaacctttggtttacaaatacgaactagtcccaaattgaatttttttcttattagcaaa
Proteins encoded in this window:
- the LOC137404091 gene encoding uncharacterized protein produces the protein MRFNIAVYAVSPLLLILYMMMLQVIAAVVFTLVLSLLTWVILPITLLYVIPWYIEELMSGAVSQLRKDVKKNSEKAKFRKSLRLNIPDSKLEVIKEEEPHDHEIACISPVWNELQANRPSLRKEKDSRRTKTKSTMNMTAIEMYNHGAEPANTLARDMNADEVGDGGKNRNNANELEMEPKGCADAIGMCEKKVDSELATVEDLLPLPTDDAVRIPKKRNARQTLLSCFGCFS